Proteins co-encoded in one Pseudanabaena yagii GIHE-NHR1 genomic window:
- a CDS encoding coiled-coil domain-containing protein — MFLRDFISINEEGSIEPVVNLDMMDDSDKNRKLCKSFVFNYNSDRPKESTVGLLDILRRSYHSPNSPNIHCVVQDYGKGKTHFALAIANFFSKPHDSEEVKGIFNSIKIATGEKNKAVCDTLESFKSRSNHLVLCLRGDKCDDLRKHFLSVVLKALNNAGVTSSIAHHLCLRPLQYLEQLNDGDRVKGDRYLRQINAQEGDIAAICELLRGNNHEVIPLVIQVADAITNGFAPNFIKNIEIEEILDDLVKNLCTGSNARFQGILILFDELNNYLDSWLTDKYAAGNTAPQNLTNACANHKAKIALMSFTQVNPNSKSSLGGYQIVSTRLAPADATYSPVSSLERVIDEVIIQHDNPAWKSFRNKWDNVLSRDSERIYKRARKYQDGNNLTAKEFHDHLGLGCFPLHPFASYLLCNLEFTQGRTAIEFVRNEIGEFLSNPTEIDHPNRPNQLYATSLVDAFAPNFRVSASKAILYETYTQTLDGVVAEANENEINVIKAIFLYNASGDLIFKQANENHEKILCDLTGLSELQLREALEKLINERQAVYRRNDGIYQFFTGTNPRELEQRVIAELEEKGNRQSPEVTFIEYCRENITRVFSEESTKANQFATENGLLASDWCFENQIFTLTELEKLLNSEPEIAKSRIKKVRDVGYHGIVAHVIDNNAQDLDALWDEIDNKLQKSPIHQRLVVAISKQSIGEGEQNLGRILQKIDILKTKFKSEQGTASYTKLLADWDKYLRDRIHEILNRPDNLRHHSTSSHKLTLQLRKYATYHVSTLLSEIYPFVPNIGGVDKLSIFPRIHPTGNKIAATVASQVLVGKGKIASASLPKEASYMTAIDSAFVKNWKILKKTSSSYILQEPTDQKVRDAWDKISQICNLNGEKFKEVSLSDIWQTLSDAPYGYNHLTFTVLLASWLSFHRDEVVLRGITDLKAKTAQPMQTRSLEEWAAANILEKADVFVDKWIVKFSAKLIRREKIAAPKVPDLPTTYDQIITYLNQAKDFLETNSNTPEANDVKEWQPKFNKIIKDFDNWYRPIQEAAGLSLETPLEQVVHLYPQSLRECPVVDINRTSSQNELQHQALQRLQQILEERVRCLQVEPESLTTVQNCVSSISNIESAIRSLGSVAALPDHYAKSLEQSKADITRRQNEIAIREQISQKLREVQNRYEGLSQNATQQELIEAQEAIAQFAETLPDLKNEAKYEKTVQQISDRQEELKQQLQNWGSRYLSSEITKLEATELLINISKQENRYTDSHDKQRLQDIFSSLNQFIQGIEGIENIQQANTEVIQQAAQSVRLINDSKTISLMIENYKQLQALQILTSPDLNVEDVQTQLTNLKASGYEALINKLTQSINRCDNQINKRDEYTQRSGLIQQIQALLPNSNEFDNIRTQIESASVTLEKRLQEFEVRVIDRSIIDEIKKLSLSSSNTIRQCEESLTRIQSLSQKLNDQETYQADIRKRVNDFNAQITRQSEELSRLQDRIEGIRDPNELDKFKIDYAKIEYIFKDSSHYGNYQQLQIKIDELDEALDVVRDLDKLKQKSNSIIECRNSQQKLAEESQNISDHFQPQIQAIAEYLSDRLDQYRHELGDLEQRLTTITGLKPCQSIEIELSRKSSHYLGSEIDEERYRLIQSQLSRLQELYKLADAAKRQTLEDYDRHLQALQQWLDEDSQIPEWMGDRYQTIRRDAEKNRQALLDKIRKDARDWVNQVDRDWLAIDTDSNTERQAEKAHRLIQCIKKEKSDYISGITEDLDNTIKEIEQKCNSIIESNLEIQIISRFRQLPQSRRNSLYTKLQDYLTDKTEVN; from the coding sequence ATGTTTTTAAGAGATTTTATCAGTATCAACGAGGAAGGTTCAATTGAGCCTGTCGTCAATTTAGACATGATGGATGACTCTGATAAAAATCGGAAGCTATGTAAAAGTTTTGTCTTTAACTACAACAGCGATCGCCCGAAAGAATCGACAGTTGGCTTACTCGACATATTACGCCGTAGTTATCACAGCCCAAACTCTCCCAATATCCATTGTGTAGTTCAAGATTATGGCAAGGGTAAAACTCACTTCGCTTTAGCGATCGCCAATTTCTTCAGCAAACCCCACGATAGCGAAGAAGTTAAAGGAATCTTCAACAGCATCAAAATTGCGACAGGGGAAAAGAATAAAGCGGTTTGCGACACCTTAGAATCCTTCAAATCTAGAAGCAATCATCTTGTGCTTTGTCTACGAGGAGATAAATGTGATGATCTGCGTAAACATTTTTTATCTGTAGTCTTAAAAGCTTTAAACAATGCAGGAGTCACAAGCTCTATTGCCCATCACCTATGCTTAAGACCGTTGCAATATCTTGAGCAGCTTAATGATGGCGATCGAGTAAAAGGCGATCGCTATCTCCGCCAGATCAATGCCCAAGAAGGCGATATCGCTGCCATTTGTGAATTGTTACGAGGTAATAATCATGAAGTGATTCCTCTTGTGATTCAAGTTGCTGATGCAATCACAAATGGCTTTGCGCCAAACTTCATTAAAAATATTGAAATAGAAGAAATTCTTGATGATTTAGTTAAAAATCTTTGCACAGGAAGTAATGCAAGATTTCAAGGTATTCTCATTCTCTTTGATGAACTTAACAACTATCTCGATAGCTGGCTAACTGACAAATATGCTGCAGGTAATACCGCCCCCCAAAACCTGACTAATGCTTGTGCAAATCATAAGGCTAAAATCGCATTAATGAGCTTCACACAAGTTAACCCTAATTCCAAAAGCTCGCTTGGCGGTTATCAAATTGTTTCAACTCGCCTAGCGCCTGCGGATGCGACCTATAGTCCTGTATCTAGCCTAGAACGAGTCATTGACGAAGTAATCATCCAACATGATAACCCTGCTTGGAAAAGTTTTAGAAACAAATGGGATAACGTCTTATCAAGAGATAGCGAAAGAATATATAAACGCGCTCGTAAATATCAGGATGGCAATAACTTAACTGCTAAGGAGTTTCATGATCATTTAGGTTTAGGATGTTTCCCATTACATCCCTTTGCTAGCTACTTATTATGCAATCTTGAATTTACTCAAGGTAGAACTGCAATTGAATTTGTCAGAAACGAGATTGGCGAGTTTCTCAGTAATCCTACTGAAATTGATCACCCAAATCGACCTAATCAACTTTACGCCACATCCTTAGTCGATGCCTTTGCGCCTAACTTTAGAGTCTCTGCTAGTAAGGCTATCCTTTATGAAACCTACACTCAAACTCTAGATGGTGTAGTTGCCGAAGCTAATGAGAATGAAATCAATGTAATTAAAGCTATTTTCTTATATAACGCTAGTGGTGATTTGATTTTCAAACAAGCAAATGAGAATCATGAGAAAATTTTGTGTGATCTAACAGGTCTATCAGAACTACAACTAAGAGAAGCGCTAGAAAAACTCATCAATGAACGTCAGGCAGTCTATCGCCGTAATGATGGTATCTATCAATTCTTTACAGGTACTAATCCTCGTGAACTTGAACAAAGAGTTATAGCTGAATTAGAAGAGAAAGGGAATCGACAATCCCCAGAAGTTACCTTCATCGAATATTGTCGTGAAAACATTACTAGAGTATTTAGCGAGGAATCGACAAAAGCAAATCAATTTGCTACTGAAAATGGCTTGTTGGCATCTGATTGGTGTTTTGAAAATCAAATATTCACGCTTACAGAATTAGAAAAACTGCTTAATTCTGAACCAGAAATTGCAAAATCAAGAATTAAGAAAGTTAGAGATGTTGGCTACCATGGCATCGTTGCTCATGTGATTGATAATAACGCTCAAGACCTTGATGCATTATGGGATGAAATTGATAATAAACTGCAAAAGTCACCAATTCATCAGCGTCTAGTAGTAGCGATCTCAAAACAAAGCATTGGCGAAGGAGAGCAAAATCTTGGACGGATTCTCCAGAAAATTGATATTCTCAAGACTAAATTCAAATCAGAACAAGGAACGGCTTCTTATACTAAGCTCTTAGCTGACTGGGACAAGTATTTGCGAGATCGCATCCATGAAATTCTTAATCGTCCTGATAATTTAAGACATCACTCTACTAGCAGCCATAAACTTACCCTACAACTACGCAAATATGCCACCTACCATGTCAGCACTCTATTAAGCGAAATATACCCATTTGTACCCAATATTGGTGGTGTTGACAAACTCTCAATATTTCCAAGAATTCATCCTACGGGTAACAAAATAGCAGCTACAGTTGCTAGTCAGGTGTTAGTGGGTAAAGGCAAGATTGCATCTGCTAGTCTGCCCAAAGAAGCTAGCTATATGACTGCAATTGATAGCGCCTTTGTTAAAAATTGGAAGATTTTAAAAAAGACCTCCAGTAGCTATATCTTGCAAGAACCTACTGATCAAAAAGTAAGAGATGCTTGGGACAAAATTTCTCAGATCTGCAACCTGAATGGAGAGAAATTTAAAGAAGTTTCTCTGTCAGATATTTGGCAAACTCTCAGTGATGCTCCCTATGGATACAATCACCTCACTTTTACAGTATTACTTGCTAGTTGGCTCAGTTTTCATCGTGATGAGGTTGTACTAAGAGGTATCACTGATCTCAAGGCTAAAACTGCTCAACCTATGCAGACTAGAAGCTTAGAGGAATGGGCAGCAGCAAATATTTTAGAAAAAGCTGATGTTTTCGTTGATAAGTGGATTGTCAAATTTAGTGCCAAGCTGATTCGCCGAGAAAAAATTGCTGCGCCCAAAGTACCTGATTTACCAACTACATATGATCAAATAATTACCTATCTAAACCAAGCAAAAGACTTTTTAGAAACAAATAGCAACACCCCAGAAGCAAATGATGTCAAAGAATGGCAACCGAAATTTAACAAGATTATCAAAGATTTTGATAATTGGTATAGACCAATTCAAGAAGCCGCAGGACTTAGTTTAGAGACCCCTCTCGAACAAGTAGTACATCTATACCCCCAATCTCTTAGAGAATGTCCGGTTGTTGATATCAATAGAACCTCTAGCCAAAATGAACTGCAACACCAAGCCTTACAGCGCTTACAACAAATCCTTGAAGAGAGGGTAAGATGTCTACAAGTAGAACCCGAAAGCTTAACTACAGTTCAAAACTGCGTCTCTAGTATTAGTAATATTGAGTCAGCGATTAGATCTTTAGGTTCCGTCGCTGCTTTACCCGATCATTATGCTAAAAGCCTAGAACAATCTAAAGCAGATATAACTCGTCGTCAAAATGAAATCGCAATTAGGGAGCAGATCTCCCAAAAATTACGTGAAGTACAAAACCGTTATGAAGGTTTGAGTCAAAATGCTACTCAGCAAGAGTTAATTGAGGCTCAAGAAGCGATCGCTCAATTTGCAGAAACATTACCTGACCTCAAAAACGAGGCTAAGTATGAAAAGACAGTACAACAAATTAGCGATCGGCAAGAAGAACTAAAACAACAATTGCAAAACTGGGGTAGTCGTTATTTAAGTTCAGAAATAACCAAGTTAGAAGCTACTGAATTGCTTATTAACATTTCCAAACAAGAGAATCGGTACACAGACTCTCATGACAAACAACGCCTACAAGATATATTTAGTAGCCTCAATCAATTCATTCAAGGTATTGAAGGAATTGAGAATATTCAACAAGCGAACACAGAAGTTATTCAACAAGCAGCGCAGTCAGTAAGGCTAATCAATGATTCTAAAACAATTAGCTTGATGATTGAGAACTATAAACAACTTCAGGCACTCCAAATCTTGACTAGTCCAGATCTAAATGTTGAAGACGTACAAACTCAACTCACAAACCTCAAGGCTAGCGGATATGAAGCACTTATCAACAAGCTTACACAGTCAATAAATCGCTGTGACAATCAAATTAACAAACGTGATGAATATACACAACGCAGTGGTTTAATTCAGCAGATTCAGGCTCTATTACCTAATAGTAATGAGTTTGATAATATCCGCACTCAGATAGAATCAGCATCTGTTACCTTAGAGAAAAGGTTACAGGAATTTGAAGTGCGTGTCATAGACCGTAGCATCATTGACGAAATTAAGAAGCTATCCTTAAGTAGTTCCAATACAATTAGACAATGCGAAGAAAGCTTAACTCGAATTCAGTCTTTGTCACAAAAACTCAATGATCAAGAAACTTATCAAGCAGATATTAGAAAACGTGTAAATGATTTTAATGCTCAGATTACTAGACAAAGTGAAGAGCTATCACGGTTACAGGATCGGATTGAGGGAATCAGAGATCCCAACGAATTAGACAAATTCAAAATTGACTATGCCAAGATAGAGTATATTTTCAAAGACTCATCACACTATGGCAACTATCAACAATTACAAATCAAAATTGATGAACTGGATGAAGCACTTGATGTAGTTCGGGACTTAGATAAACTTAAGCAAAAATCTAATTCCATTATTGAATGTCGAAATTCACAGCAAAAGTTAGCTGAGGAAAGCCAAAATATTAGCGATCACTTTCAGCCACAAATTCAAGCAATTGCTGAATACCTAAGCGATCGCCTTGATCAATATCGGCATGAACTAGGAGATCTAGAGCAGCGCCTAACCACCATTACAGGCTTAAAGCCATGTCAAAGTATAGAAATAGAACTATCACGCAAATCTAGTCACTACCTCGGCTCAGAAATTGATGAGGAGCGTTATCGCCTCATTCAAAGCCAACTCAGTCGCTTGCAAGAGCTATATAAACTTGCCGACGCTGCCAAGCGTCAAACTCTAGAGGATTATGATCGGCACTTGCAAGCATTGCAGCAATGGCTTGATGAGGATAGTCAAATTCCTGAATGGATGGGCGATCGCTATCAAACTATCCGACGCGATGCCGAAAAGAATCGTCAAGCTTTGCTAGATAAAATCCGCAAAGATGCTCGTGACTGGGTAAATCAAGTTGATCGCGATTGGCTTGCTATTGATACAGATAGTAATACTGAAAGACAGGCAGAAAAAGCCCATAGACTAATTCAATGTATCAAGAAAGAGAAATCTGATTACATTTCAGGAATCACTGAAGATCTTGACAATACAATTAAAGAGATAGAACAAAAATGTAATAGCATCATCGAATCAAATCTTGAGATTCAGATTATCTCACGCTTCCGTCAGCTACCCCAAAGCCGCCGTAATAGCCTTTATACGAAGCTGCAAGATTACTTAACAGACAAGACGGAGGTAAATTAA